One Cytophagales bacterium DNA window includes the following coding sequences:
- a CDS encoding helix-turn-helix transcriptional regulator encodes MAIIVHLDVMMAKRKMSLNELSEKVDISLANLSKLKTGKVKAIRFSTLNAVCEALDCQPGDLLEYSREE; translated from the coding sequence ATGGCAATTATTGTTCACCTGGATGTAATGATGGCAAAGCGTAAAATGTCATTGAATGAACTTTCGGAAAAGGTAGATATTTCTCTGGCTAATCTGTCCAAGCTCAAAACTGGTAAAGTAAAGGCGATTCGCTTTAGCACGCTCAATGCCGTCTGCGAAGCTTTAGATTGTCAACCTGGGGATTTGTTGGAATACTCAAGGGAGGAATAA
- a CDS encoding ankyrin repeat domain-containing protein → MKNRNRLHIDWIIQLTFCAFILSLAACKENKASAQSSAKSGMRAPNIDIHTAVLTDNREVVKEHIEAGSDLNEIERIGGSSPLISAALFGKKEIAKMLIQAGADLNLQNNDGSTALITAAFFCRPEIVKMLIDKKADMTLKNRYNQTAYDAVAGSFESVKPSYEMLGQMLQPMGLKLDFEYLEKTRPEIASLLK, encoded by the coding sequence ATGAAAAACAGAAACAGACTGCACATTGACTGGATCATACAATTAACTTTCTGTGCTTTCATATTATCTCTGGCTGCTTGCAAAGAGAACAAAGCATCAGCTCAAAGCAGTGCCAAATCCGGGATGCGAGCGCCAAATATTGACATACATACGGCTGTACTAACTGACAATCGTGAAGTAGTTAAAGAACATATTGAAGCCGGCTCTGACCTAAATGAAATAGAAAGGATCGGTGGTTCAAGTCCTTTAATCAGCGCGGCGTTGTTTGGTAAAAAAGAAATAGCAAAAATGCTTATTCAGGCTGGTGCTGATTTAAACCTGCAGAACAATGATGGCTCCACTGCATTAATTACTGCCGCTTTCTTTTGTAGACCTGAAATAGTTAAGATGTTAATAGATAAAAAAGCAGATATGACCTTAAAAAACAGATACAACCAGACTGCTTATGATGCTGTAGCTGGTTCATTTGAAAGTGTTAAGCCTTCTTATGAAATGCTTGGTCAAATGCTTCAACCAATGGGTTTAAAACTAGACTTTGAATATCTTGAAAAGACCAGACCAGAAATTGCCTCCCTTCTCAAATAG
- a CDS encoding 4Fe-4S dicluster domain-containing protein — translation MSDSNDNMTNPSPGCGSASCSCKQDGFDQKLNKKTSRRGMFKSLTAGLMAGTGLANSSCSVMASDETKEKKQLEWEEFFKGNYQLMTDQEKEDTVNRLERLYEINHGKRAKVSSKDAIKGVLFGYAFNISKCQGYMDCVNACVQENNQDRNSQMQYIRIHEHKNGSINFEDSEDDYYHEVPAEGHFYMGTQCFHCENPPCVDVCPVKATWKEQDGIVVIDYDWCIGCRYCMAACPYDGRRFNWSAPQVPEEEINLVQHYLGNRLRSKGVMEKCTFCIQRSRNGKNPACVEACPTGARIFGNLLDPDSDIRWVLANKKVFRLKEDLGTEPKFWYFMD, via the coding sequence ATGAGTGATTCAAACGACAATATGACCAACCCTTCTCCAGGCTGCGGATCGGCAAGCTGCTCATGTAAGCAAGATGGCTTTGATCAAAAACTAAATAAGAAGACAAGTAGGCGAGGCATGTTTAAATCTCTTACTGCCGGACTGATGGCCGGAACGGGACTTGCCAACTCGTCCTGTAGTGTAATGGCCTCAGATGAGACGAAGGAGAAAAAGCAGTTGGAGTGGGAAGAGTTTTTCAAAGGCAATTACCAGCTAATGACGGATCAGGAAAAAGAAGATACGGTCAACCGATTGGAGCGACTTTATGAGATAAACCACGGTAAACGTGCCAAAGTGTCTTCCAAAGATGCCATCAAAGGGGTCTTGTTCGGGTATGCGTTCAATATTTCAAAGTGTCAGGGATACATGGATTGTGTGAATGCCTGTGTTCAGGAGAATAACCAGGACCGGAATTCCCAGATGCAGTACATCCGGATCCACGAGCACAAGAACGGGTCGATCAATTTCGAAGACTCAGAAGATGATTACTATCATGAAGTGCCGGCGGAAGGTCATTTTTATATGGGAACGCAATGTTTTCATTGCGAAAATCCCCCGTGTGTGGATGTATGCCCGGTTAAAGCCACCTGGAAGGAACAAGACGGGATCGTAGTGATTGACTATGATTGGTGCATTGGTTGTCGCTATTGCATGGCGGCATGTCCCTATGATGGCCGACGTTTCAACTGGTCTGCACCTCAGGTGCCTGAAGAAGAGATCAATCTCGTGCAGCATTACCTGGGTAATAGGTTACGAAGCAAAGGAGTCATGGAAAAGTGCACTTTTTGCATCCAAAGAAGTCGAAATGGTAAGAATCCTGCATGCGTGGAAGCTTGTCCTACCGGGGCAAGAATTTTTGGGAATCTTCTGGATCCGGATAGTGATATTCGATGGGTCCTGGCAAATAAGAAAGTATTTAGACTCAAGGAAGATTTGGGCACAGAACCCAAATTCTGGTATTTCATGGACTGA
- a CDS encoding DUF2975 domain-containing protein codes for MIRKKSIHPELNNLIFKGLKLIAWVIFIGLCIEVGGWIVNFVSSLVRPELSGKLYKKLDLSEMHERSKWAFYGIYSFVLVIAILKAHLFQIVVRLVTKIDLSKPFNRFVSKQISQISYYTLSIGVFSFVARQTVQQLQSRGYSIDILNQFWPDSQAFILMAAIVYVIAIIFSKGVEYQEELEETV; via the coding sequence ATGATTAGAAAGAAATCAATACACCCCGAACTAAACAATTTGATTTTTAAAGGTCTAAAGTTGATCGCATGGGTCATCTTCATTGGGCTATGCATCGAGGTTGGTGGCTGGATTGTAAATTTTGTTTCCAGTCTTGTTCGTCCTGAATTGAGTGGAAAACTTTATAAGAAGTTGGATTTAAGCGAAATGCATGAGCGAAGTAAATGGGCTTTTTACGGTATTTATAGCTTTGTATTGGTAATCGCGATTCTGAAAGCACATCTGTTTCAAATAGTCGTCAGGTTGGTCACCAAAATTGATTTGTCAAAACCATTCAACCGTTTTGTTTCCAAACAGATTTCGCAAATCAGTTACTACACCCTTTCCATTGGAGTATTCAGCTTCGTAGCACGGCAAACAGTTCAGCAATTACAAAGCCGTGGTTATAGTATTGACATACTTAACCAATTCTGGCCTGATAGTCAGGCATTTATTCTGATGGCAGCAATTGTCTATGTCATTGCCATTATTTTCTCGAAAGGGGTTGAGTATCAGGAAGAATTAGAAGAAACAGTATAG
- a CDS encoding VOC family protein, translated as MRSKSATRDYYVNQLGFQEIGDYAQYLMVVKDQIEIHFFEFKALDPKENYGQVYIRTNQIDQLYQKLLDNNTEIHPNGHLETKPWGQKEFSLLDPDNNLLTFGQKD; from the coding sequence ATGCGTAGCAAATCGGCCACTAGAGATTATTATGTAAACCAGCTAGGTTTTCAGGAAATTGGAGACTATGCACAGTATTTGATGGTTGTGAAAGATCAGATTGAGATTCATTTTTTTGAATTCAAAGCACTTGATCCGAAAGAAAACTATGGACAGGTGTACATACGTACCAACCAGATTGACCAATTGTATCAAAAGCTTCTCGACAACAATACTGAGATTCATCCTAATGGACATTTGGAAACCAAACCCTGGGGTCAAAAAGAATTCTCATTATTGGATCCGGATAATAACCTGTTAACATTTGGGCAGAAGGATTAG
- a CDS encoding RNA polymerase sigma factor: MNDISKSQQFSRLLESHKGILIKVARTYCQRSEERQDLIQEIRIQIWLSLTKYKPEFKMSTWLYRIAINTAISFYRKDKQRQLNAVKLDDEIQETDESSEVDKEHQLTLLENFIQELDEFDKALMLLYLEGKKYEEISNILGLTKSNVGTKIGRIKSDLKRKFSKLK; the protein is encoded by the coding sequence ATGAATGATATTAGTAAGAGTCAACAGTTTAGTCGCCTTTTAGAAAGTCATAAAGGGATTTTGATCAAAGTCGCTAGAACATACTGCCAAAGGTCGGAAGAAAGGCAGGACTTAATTCAAGAGATCAGAATTCAAATTTGGCTATCTCTGACAAAGTACAAACCAGAATTCAAAATGTCTACCTGGCTTTACAGAATAGCTATAAATACTGCGATCTCCTTTTATAGAAAAGACAAGCAGAGGCAACTAAATGCTGTGAAACTGGATGATGAAATTCAAGAAACTGATGAATCCAGCGAAGTTGACAAAGAACATCAACTGACTTTGTTAGAAAACTTTATTCAGGAGTTAGATGAATTTGACAAAGCACTAATGCTCCTCTACTTGGAAGGTAAAAAATATGAGGAAATCAGCAATATTTTGGGACTGACAAAAAGTAACGTTGGCACCAAAATAGGTAGAATTAAAAGTGATTTAAAAAGAAAATTCTCAAAATTGAAATGA
- a CDS encoding cytochrome c3 family protein, protein MISLVVVLTAAAIYVLDASIQAENEVSSRFEPTRFEPSLPLESGVFKRGPGDIDYETMTVENPNRKSLTEYYDNRAYAGAPPVIPHPLLSEQGIGDQSCLQCHKNGGYVEEFKKFAPITPHPELINCKQCHVPVKTERLFAATQWTKSQHPELGRAALPGSPPPTPHDLQMRENCLACHAGPAAPREILVSHPERVNCRQCHTTAVNKFRFIQWDSLPATTQKPLIEWIKLSQ, encoded by the coding sequence ATGATCAGTTTGGTAGTGGTGCTCACGGCAGCTGCCATTTATGTCTTAGATGCGAGTATCCAGGCTGAAAATGAGGTATCAAGCCGATTTGAACCCACTAGATTTGAACCCTCATTACCACTCGAATCAGGAGTTTTCAAAAGAGGTCCAGGAGATATCGATTATGAAACCATGACGGTCGAAAATCCTAACAGGAAATCTCTGACAGAGTACTACGATAACCGGGCCTATGCCGGAGCTCCTCCTGTGATCCCTCATCCACTGTTAAGTGAGCAGGGTATTGGGGATCAATCCTGTTTGCAATGCCATAAGAATGGCGGATATGTTGAAGAGTTTAAAAAATTTGCTCCGATAACACCACATCCGGAATTGATCAATTGTAAACAATGCCATGTGCCCGTGAAAACTGAGCGACTTTTCGCTGCAACCCAATGGACAAAAAGCCAACATCCTGAATTGGGTAGAGCGGCTTTGCCAGGAAGTCCGCCGCCAACACCCCATGACTTGCAGATGCGCGAAAACTGTCTGGCCTGCCATGCGGGACCGGCCGCTCCCAGGGAAATACTGGTGAGTCACCCGGAAAGGGTCAATTGTCGCCAATGCCATACCACAGCGGTCAATAAATTCAGGTTCATCCAATGGGACTCATTACCTGCTACCACTCAAAAACCATTAATTGAATGGATAAAATTAAGCCAATGA
- a CDS encoding molybdopterin-dependent oxidoreductase, which yields MNETLDKSKLDRRQFLRMAAKASAFVAAAAMFPGIVFAEEQEKGLPAGDITWKKSPCRFCGVGCGLLVGIQDKKAVAVKGDPQSTVNKGLCCVKGYHSVMSLYGKDRLTKPLVRKNGRMVETSMEEALDLVASKMREAIRDYGKDSVALYGSGQWTIPDGYVASKLMKGAIGTNNLEANARLCMASAVTGFLTTFGMDEPMGCYEDIDHADVFVLWGNNMAEMHPVLFSRLLDNRLNRKNVKIIDLATRTTRTSVAADRSILFKPQADLAVANAICHEIVKNGWVNTRFVEKHTTIKKGKTNIGYGLEDGFQFKDETSNIDFDQYKDFLEDYKPESIQELSGVSAQDLKYLASLYGNPNLKVMSFWCMGANQHTRGTWINNLIYNIHLLTGKISTPGNSPFSLTGQPSACGTVREVGTLTHKLPHGVVMNEKSRQKAAEIWQVPVENIPAKPTYHTVEMFRALDRGDLKFMWIQVTNPMVTMPKLSRYRDGALKDDRFVVVSDVYPTPTTAIADVILPSAMWIEREGMFGNSERMTQHFEQMLEPPGEAMSDTWQLIEVARRLGFEKLFPWSEESHIQEIWKEYGRFHEGPKHGMAPYEVLKSQPGVQWPFFEGKSTKWRFNPTYDPACSREGFDFYGKPDGKAWILARPYEAPPEIPDQEYPFWLNTGRVVEHWHTGSMTRRVSVLHQAVPNSYVELHPEDARRMNIRTGNLVKITSRRGEIVMPASVDERGKPAQGHVFVPFFDEQFLINELTLDAFCPISKQPDYKKCAVKVEKYSGV from the coding sequence ATGAATGAAACCTTAGATAAGTCGAAACTTGACAGAAGGCAATTCTTGAGAATGGCCGCAAAAGCCTCGGCTTTCGTAGCGGCAGCCGCTATGTTTCCGGGTATCGTATTTGCTGAAGAACAGGAAAAGGGCTTGCCTGCTGGCGATATTACCTGGAAAAAGTCTCCTTGCCGGTTCTGTGGCGTAGGATGTGGCTTGCTTGTAGGAATCCAGGACAAAAAGGCCGTAGCGGTGAAGGGTGATCCACAAAGTACCGTCAATAAAGGGCTTTGCTGTGTCAAAGGGTATCACTCAGTGATGTCCTTATATGGGAAAGACCGGCTTACCAAACCTCTTGTACGTAAGAATGGTCGAATGGTGGAAACGTCAATGGAGGAAGCTTTGGACCTGGTGGCTTCCAAAATGCGAGAAGCTATTCGCGATTACGGGAAGGACTCAGTGGCCTTGTATGGCTCGGGACAATGGACCATTCCAGATGGCTATGTGGCCTCCAAGCTTATGAAAGGGGCCATTGGTACCAACAATCTGGAGGCGAATGCAAGGTTGTGCATGGCCAGTGCGGTAACCGGTTTTTTGACCACTTTCGGTATGGATGAACCCATGGGCTGTTATGAAGACATTGATCATGCAGATGTTTTTGTGCTTTGGGGAAACAATATGGCGGAAATGCACCCGGTATTGTTTTCGAGGTTATTGGACAATCGCCTCAATCGGAAAAATGTCAAGATCATTGATCTGGCAACCCGTACAACCCGTACCAGCGTAGCGGCGGACCGTTCTATTCTTTTCAAGCCACAAGCCGATTTAGCTGTGGCCAATGCGATTTGCCATGAGATAGTGAAAAATGGCTGGGTTAATACGCGTTTTGTAGAAAAACATACCACGATTAAAAAAGGTAAAACCAACATTGGCTATGGTCTTGAAGATGGTTTTCAGTTTAAGGACGAAACCAGCAATATTGATTTTGATCAATACAAGGACTTTTTGGAAGACTACAAACCTGAATCCATTCAGGAGCTTTCGGGAGTTTCTGCCCAAGATCTGAAATACCTGGCTTCACTTTACGGCAATCCCAACCTGAAAGTCATGTCCTTTTGGTGCATGGGTGCCAATCAGCATACACGAGGTACCTGGATCAACAACCTGATTTACAATATTCACCTGCTTACTGGTAAAATTTCTACCCCGGGAAATAGTCCTTTCTCTCTAACGGGGCAACCAAGCGCCTGCGGAACGGTGAGAGAAGTGGGAACACTGACCCACAAATTGCCACATGGGGTGGTGATGAATGAAAAATCACGACAGAAGGCCGCAGAAATATGGCAGGTTCCTGTTGAGAACATACCAGCAAAGCCCACCTATCATACCGTAGAGATGTTCCGAGCATTGGACAGGGGCGATCTGAAGTTCATGTGGATACAGGTCACCAACCCGATGGTAACCATGCCCAAGCTCAGTCGTTACCGGGATGGTGCTTTAAAAGATGACAGGTTTGTGGTGGTTTCAGATGTATATCCCACACCCACTACCGCAATCGCTGATGTGATCCTGCCCTCCGCCATGTGGATTGAGAGAGAAGGTATGTTCGGCAATTCAGAGCGAATGACCCAACATTTTGAACAGATGTTGGAACCACCAGGTGAGGCAATGAGTGATACCTGGCAACTGATAGAAGTAGCCCGACGACTAGGCTTTGAAAAGCTATTCCCCTGGTCCGAAGAAAGTCACATCCAAGAAATATGGAAAGAATATGGCCGCTTCCATGAAGGACCGAAACATGGTATGGCACCCTATGAAGTACTAAAATCCCAACCGGGAGTCCAATGGCCATTTTTCGAAGGGAAAAGTACCAAATGGAGATTTAATCCGACATATGATCCAGCTTGTTCGCGAGAAGGATTTGACTTCTATGGCAAACCGGATGGAAAAGCCTGGATCCTGGCAAGGCCTTACGAGGCGCCACCCGAAATACCTGATCAGGAATATCCTTTCTGGTTGAATACAGGTCGGGTAGTTGAACATTGGCATACAGGGTCAATGACCAGAAGGGTTTCCGTGCTGCATCAGGCGGTTCCGAATAGTTATGTTGAGTTACATCCCGAAGATGCGCGACGCATGAACATCCGTACCGGAAACCTGGTGAAGATAACGTCACGAAGAGGAGAGATCGTGATGCCTGCCTCAGTTGATGAACGAGGAAAACCGGCTCAGGGACATGTGTTTGTGCCCTTCTTTGATGAGCAATTCCTGATCAACGAGCTTACGCTGGATGCTTTTTGTCCCATTTCGAAGCAGCCGGATTATAAAAAATGTGCAGTTAAGGTAGAAAAATACAGCGGTGTTTAG